In a single window of the Streptomyces sp. NBC_00285 genome:
- a CDS encoding DUF2255 family protein, whose protein sequence is MTIWTNDELDRIAAADELEMAPRRDDGTLRGPVPVWVVRDGDDLYVRSFRGTDGGWWRTARAVHEGHIRSGGVDKDVTFVRVADSEVDDRVDTAYRTKYGRFGDAYVDPLVAARSTTLRLVPR, encoded by the coding sequence ATGACGATCTGGACGAACGACGAACTCGACCGCATCGCCGCGGCCGACGAGTTGGAGATGGCGCCGCGCCGCGATGACGGCACACTGCGGGGTCCGGTGCCGGTCTGGGTCGTCCGCGACGGCGACGACCTGTACGTCCGCTCCTTCCGCGGTACGGACGGCGGCTGGTGGCGCACGGCCCGCGCCGTCCACGAGGGACACATCCGCTCCGGAGGCGTCGACAAGGACGTCACCTTCGTCCGGGTGGCGGACTCCGAGGTCGACGACCGCGTCGACACCGCATACCGCACCAAGTACGGCCGCTTCGGCGACGCGTACGTCGACCCCTTGGTCGCGGCGCGCTCCACAACACTGCGACTGGTGCCCCGATGA